In Calonectris borealis chromosome 8, bCalBor7.hap1.2, whole genome shotgun sequence, a single genomic region encodes these proteins:
- the DIRAS3 gene encoding GTP-binding protein Di-Ras3 — translation MPEQSNDYRVVVFGAAGVGKSSLVLRFVRGTFRETYIPTIEDTYRQVISCDKSICTLQITDTTGSHQFPAMQRLSISKGHAFILVYSVTSRQSMEDLQPIFEQICQIKGDIQKIPIMLVGNKSDETQRELDASEGQALASKWKCSFMETSAKMNYNVQELFQELLNLEKRRTVSLQVDGKKSKQQKKKDKLQGKCSVM, via the coding sequence ATGCCTGAACAAAGCAACGATTACAGGGTGGTTGTTTTTGGAGCGGCAGGGGTTGGCAAAAGCTCCTTGGTCCTTCGTTTTGTAAGGGGAACTTTCAGGGAAACCTATATCCCCACCATCGAAGATACGTATCGGCAGGTGATCAGCTGTGATAAGAGCATCTGCACTCTTCAGATTACAGACACCACGGGAAGCCATCAGTTCCCTGCTATGCAGAGGCTGTCTATATCCAAAGGGCATGCGTTCATCTTGGTGTACTCTGTCACCAGCAGGCAATCCATGGAAGATCTTCAGCCCATCTTTGAACAGATTTGTCAGATTAAAGGGGACATCCAAAAAATCCCAATAATGTTGGTGGGTAACAAAAGTGATGAAACCCAGAGGGAGCTGGATGCCAGCGAGGGGCAAGCATTAGCCAGCAAGTGGAAGTGCTCCTTTATGGAGACATCAGCCAAAATGAACTACAACGTGCAGGAGCTCTTCCAGGAGCTCTtgaatctggagaagaggagaactgTCAGTCTCCAGGTGGACGGAAAGAAATccaagcagcaaaaaaagaaagataagctGCAAGGCAAGTGCTCTGTTATGTGA